One segment of Panicum virgatum strain AP13 chromosome 3K, P.virgatum_v5, whole genome shotgun sequence DNA contains the following:
- the LOC120701439 gene encoding rho GDP-dissociation inhibitor 1-like yields MDDKKENEKEKHEGINHEEEEEDEEGNKRAVVLGPQVPLKEQLELDKDDESLRRWKEQLLGQVDTEQLGETAEPEVKVLDLTILSPGRPDLVLPIPFQADEKGYAFALKDGSPYSFRFSFIVSNNIVSGLKYTNTVWKTGVRVENQKMMLGTFSPQQEPYIYEGEEETTPAGIFARGSYSAKLKFFDDDGKCYLEMSYYFEIRKEWPATQ; encoded by the exons ATGGATGATAAGAAAGAGAATGAGAAGGAGAAGCACGAGGGGATCAAccacgaggaggaagaagaggacgaAGAAGGTAACAAGCGTGCTGTCGTGCTTGGACCGCAGGTCCCCCTCAAGGAACAGCTCGAGCTCGACAAG GATGATGAGAGCCTCAGGAGGTGGAAGGAGCAACTTCTTGGGCAAGTCGATACCGAGCAGCTTGGAG AAACTGCGGAGCCAGAGGTTAAGGTGTTGGACCTAACCATCTTATCGCCAGGCCGACCAGATCTAGTGTTGCCCATCCCATTCCAGGCAGACGAGAAGGGCTATGCATTCGCACTCAAGGATGGCAGCCCCTACAGCTTTCGTTTCTCCTTCATCGTCTCCAACAACATTGTGTCTGGCCTCAAGTACACAAACACTGTTTGGAAGACAGGAGTAAGAG TGGAGAACCAGAAGATGATGCTCGGAACGTTCAGTCCCCAGCAAGAGCCCTACATCTACGAGGGTGAAGAAGAGACTACTCCAGCAGGCATATTTGCAAGAGGTTCCTATTCTGCTAAATTAAAG TTTTTTGATGATGATGGCAAGTGCTACTTGGAGATGAGTTACTATTTTGAAATTAGGAAGGAGTGGCCAGCAACCCAATGA